The Salegentibacter mishustinae genomic interval ATAGGAACACGAAGTATCTCTGCACTACGCTGCACGATGTCTGAAAGCAATTCGGTTGAATAATATTGTAAGCGACTGGAAATACCAAAACGTGCCCGCATAGGCGCCGTAAGCAATCCTGAGCGCGTTGTAGCTCCAATAAGTGTAAACGGATTTAAATTGATTTGAACTGTTCTTGCATTTGGCCCAGATTCAATCATAATATCTATACGATAATCTTCCATTGCCGAATACAGATATTCTTCAACAACGGGACTCAACCTATGAATTTCGTCTATAAATAAGATATCACGTTCTTCGAGATTGGTAAGTAAACCGGCAAGATCACCGGGTTTATCCAAAACAGGACCTGAAGTTACTTTTATTCCAACGCCCAACTCATTAGCCAGGATATGGGCTAAAGTAGTCTTACCTAATCCGGGAGGGCCGTGAAATAGGGTATGATCTAAAGCTTCTTCCCTTTGGTTGGCGGCTTCAACAAATACCTTAAGATTCTCCAAAACCTGATCCTGGCCGGCAAAATCATCAAAACTTAAGGGGCGTAACGCCCTTTCGATATCAAATTCTTCTGGGGAGAAATTTTCTCCTGAAGGATCAAGATTTTCATTCATAAAACATCAAAATTATGGAGCTGTGTATAAGCAAAGATAAGTAAAATCCTTTGGGGCAAGTCTGTAAGAATTTAGCGAATTAATTATCGCTAAAAATAAGTCTAAAAGCAAAAAACCTCTCCGTTTCTGGAGAGGTTTTTATATATTCTATTTATCAAGCTTAATGATTTAACTCTTCTTCGTGATCCTGAAGCGGAACGTTCTGCGGAACAAAATCCTGACCAGGAATTACGTAATCTGTTCCATCAAGGTTCATCTTACTATAATCGTAAGACCAACGGTAAACTGAAGGGATTGCTCCAGGCCAGTTTCCGTGAATGTGTTCTACCGGAGTAGTCCATTCTAAGGTAGTAGCATTCCAAGGGTTTTGAGTAGCCTTTTTTCCGTAGAAAATAGAGCTAAAGAAATTATAAAGGAAAACTACCTGAACACCAGCGGTAATAAGTGCGAATACTGTAATAATCACGTTTACATTCGCAAGATCATCAAAATAAGGGAATGCAGTGTTTGTATAATAACGTCTTGGCAAACCGGCCAGACCTATAAAGTGCATTGGGAAGAATACCCCGTAAGCTCCTACAGCAGTGATCCAGAAGTGAACATAACCAAGGTTCTTGTTCATCATTCGACCAAACATTTTTGGGAACCAGTGATACACACCGGCTAAAAGCCCGTAGATCGCAGATATACCCATTACCAAGTGGAAGTGCGCAATCACGAAATAAGTATCGTGAACATTAATATCTAATGTTGAATCTCCAAGGATAATTCCTGTTAGACCACCGGTAATGAATGTTGAAACAAAACCAATGGAAAATAACATCGCAGGGTTCATTTGCAGATTACCTTTCCAGAGCGTTGTGATCCAGTTAAAGGCTTTTACTGCAGAAGGAATTGCAATTAGTAATGTTGTAAATGTAAATACAGAACCTAAGAAAGGATTCATCCCTGAAACGAACATATGGTGACCCCATACGATTGTAGAAAGAAAGGCAATTGCAAGAATTGAAGCAACCATCGCACGGTAACCAAAGATCGGTTTACGTGAATTTGTAGCTAAAACTTCAGATACAATACCCATTGCAGGTAGAATTACAATATAAACTTCTGGGTGCCCAAGGAACCAGAACAAGTGCTCAAATAAAACCGGAGAACCACCCTGGTGACTTAATACTTCACCCTGTATATAAATATCACTAAGGAAGAAAGAAGTTCCAAAACTTCTATCCATTATAAGCAAAAGTGCTGCAGATAACAGAACCGGGAAAGAAACCACACCAATAACGGCAGTAATAAAAAATGCCCATATGGTAAGTGGAAGTCTCATCATAGACATTCCCGTAGTTCTAAGGTTAAGTACAGTAACAATATAGTTAAGTGATCCTAAAAGTGACGAAGCGATAAAGATAGCCATGGAAATTAACCAAAGCGTCATCCCCATACCAGAACCTCCAATAGCCTGTGGCAATGCACTAAGTGGTGGATAAATTGTCCAACCCGCAGAAGCAGGACCAGACTCTATAAACAGTGAGCTTAGCATTATACAGCAAGAGATAAAGAATAACCAGTAAGAAAGCATATTCATAAACCCAGATGCCATATCCCGTGCTCCAATTTGAAGTGGAATAAGCAGGTTACTAAAGGTACCACTCAAGCCGGCAGTTAATACAAAGAACACCATTATAGTACCGTGTATGGTAACTAACGCAAGGTAGATTGACGGTGTCATTACACCTTCCGGAGCCCATTTATCTCCTAAAAGCCATTCGAAGATCATAAAAGATTCTTCTGGCCAGGCTAATTGTAAACGGAAAAGTACGGACATCATAATCCCTACAATACCCATTAAAATACCTGTAATAAGATATTGCTTGGCAATCATCTTATGATCTGTACTAAATATGTATTTAGTAATAAAAGTTTGTTTATGATGATGTCCGTGATCCTCGTGGTGATCGTGAGCCGGTGCTGTTGCTATTGCTGACATATCTAAAGTATATTCTTTTTAGTTCTGTTATTCTTGTGATTCCATAACGGTAGCAAACTCGTCTTGTTCGCTTAACCATTGGTTGTATTCTTCTTCGCTTTCTACTACAATCTTCATCTGCATATTATAGTGTGCATCTCCACAAATCTTGTTACAAAGCAAGAAGTAATCAAATTCGTACGAATCTAATGGAGCTTCTCCTTCAGCCATTAAGGCCTTACTATTCTCTTTTCTTATTTCATTAATGGTTTTTACTTTATCTACCATATATTCTGAATCCCGCATCTCTGCTGTAGTAACATCTGGAGTAAAGGCAAATTGAGTTACCATACCAGGTACTACGTTCATTTGAGCTCTAAAATGGGGAAAGTAAGCAGAGTGAAGTACATCCTGAGATCTGAATTTAAACAGAACCTGCTTTCCAACCGGTAGGTGAAGTTCTGTAGTGATTTTATCATCATCTGCATACGTATCGTTCACGTTAAGCCCTACGGTGTTTACACCTTCTATAAAACGAACGTTGGCTTCACCAAGGGTATTGTCCTCGCCGGCATATCTTGCCTGCCAGCTAAACTGCTTAGCGTAGATCTCAATTACAATTGGATCATCATCTTCGCTGATATTCATAATATCACTCCAGGTAAATAATCCATAGATAATTAAACCTGCAAGAGTAATTACCGGAATAATTGTCCAGATAAATTCTAATTTATCATTATCTGCAAAGAAAAGAGCTCTGTTACCCTTTTTCCCCTGATACTTATATGCGAACCAGTGAAGCAATGCCTGTGTAATAACCTGCACTACCATAATAAGTCCGATAGAAATAAACATTAATGTATCTACTTCGTTCCCGTGCTCTGAAGCAGCTTGGGGAAGGTATAATTTACTCCAATGCCAAAAGCTGTAAGCCATCCCCACGTAAAGGAAGATCATAAACCAAAGCATAAGCTTGGCTTGTTGCCTATTATCATTATCGTTAGCTATCTCAGCACTTTCGGCACCAGGGCCTTTAGAAAGCTGAAAAATCTTAGACATTTGCCAACCGGTAACGGCCAATAGGGCTAGTACAATTATTACTAAAAATACGGTCATTTTATAATTTCTTCTTTAAACAATCTTTTATTAATAGTGGAAATGTTCACTTTCCTTAATATACGGGTTGCGTTTAGCAAGCAATGGAGCTTTAGTAAGCGCGTTAAAGATTACAAAAGTAAACAATCCTCCAAAGAAAAATACTGCACTTATCTCAGGAATTCCTATAAACCAGGACTCTCCCACAGTTGAAGGCATAACCATTGTAAATATATCTAAATAATGCCCAACAAGGATAATAACTCCCGTCATCACCACAAACCAATTAATTCTTTTGTAATCGCTATTCATTAAAACTAATAGTGGGAAAACAAAATTCAATACTACCATACCGAAAAATGGTAAACTGTAATTCTCTATACGGCTAATAAAGTACACTACTTCTTCAGGAATGTTAGAATACCAGATAAGCATAAATTGTGAGAACCAAAGGTAAGTCCAGAAAATACTAATTCCGAACATAAACTTTGCTAAATCGTGTATATGGCTGTTATTCACAAAAGGTAAGTGACCTCTGGATTTTAGATAAATACTTACCAAGGCAATAACTGTAATTCCTGAAACAAACATACTTGAGAATACATACCATCCAAACAAAGTACTAAACCAGTGCGGATCTAAACTCATAATCCAGTCCCAGCTCATCATAGATTCTGAAACAAGGAAGAATACTAAAAATCCTGCCGCAAGTTTAAAGTTCTTTTTAAAGTAATGAAGATCTGTAGCTTCATCAAGTTTTCTTGAATTTCTAACCAGAAAATGTCTAAAAACAAACCAACCTCCTAAAAATATAGCTGCTCTTATCAAGAAGAAAGGCACATTTAAATAAGCGGTTTTATTCTGAATAATTTCATCGTGAGCTACAACTTCTGGATCCATCCATATAAATAGGTGATTTAAATGAAAACCAGAAAGCGCCAATAATACGAACATAATGATCCCGCCAGGAACAATATATGCCGAAATAGCTTCCATAACTCTAAACAACACTGGAGACCATCCTGCTTGTGAAGCATATTGTAGCGCATAAAATGCTAAAACTCCCAGTGAAATCATAAAGAAAAAGAATGCAGCAACATAAACTGCAGCCCAGGGCTTATTTTGTAATTGATGTAATTTATGCTCAAGGTGCTCATTGTCATGCGCTCCAGCTTCAGCAGCATGAGCTTCATCCTCGTCAGCATTTCTGCCAGGTTCATCATCTAATAAAACCCCGTGCTCGGCTTCTGCAAAGTTAGCATCAGCTTCCTCTTCTGCATGGGATGTTTCACCGTGATGTTCTTCCGCAGCCATCATTTCCCTAACATCATCCAAATCTGATGGCGCTTGTAGAAACCCAATTACGAGCCCAATAGCACCAACAATCATAAAAATAATTGCTGTTAATTTTAATTTACTGGATAGCGTATACATATTTATAGATCTAAATGCTTTGTTCTTAATTATTGTTTTCTTCATCTAGGGTTTGCGCT includes:
- the ruvB gene encoding Holliday junction branch migration DNA helicase RuvB, which encodes MNENLDPSGENFSPEEFDIERALRPLSFDDFAGQDQVLENLKVFVEAANQREEALDHTLFHGPPGLGKTTLAHILANELGVGIKVTSGPVLDKPGDLAGLLTNLEERDILFIDEIHRLSPVVEEYLYSAMEDYRIDIMIESGPNARTVQINLNPFTLIGATTRSGLLTAPMRARFGISSRLQYYSTELLSDIVQRSAEILRVPICLDAAIEVAGRSRGTPRIANALLRRVRDFAQIKGNGKIDMEIAKYGLKALNVDAHGLDEMDNKILKTIIDKFKGGPVGLTTLSTAVSESAETIEEVYEPFLIQQGFIYRTPRGREVTEAAYKHLGRVKGDIQGGLFNQ
- a CDS encoding cytochrome c oxidase subunit II — translated: MTVFLVIIVLALLAVTGWQMSKIFQLSKGPGAESAEIANDNDNRQQAKLMLWFMIFLYVGMAYSFWHWSKLYLPQAASEHGNEVDTLMFISIGLIMVVQVITQALLHWFAYKYQGKKGNRALFFADNDKLEFIWTIIPVITLAGLIIYGLFTWSDIMNISEDDDPIVIEIYAKQFSWQARYAGEDNTLGEANVRFIEGVNTVGLNVNDTYADDDKITTELHLPVGKQVLFKFRSQDVLHSAYFPHFRAQMNVVPGMVTQFAFTPDVTTAEMRDSEYMVDKVKTINEIRKENSKALMAEGEAPLDSYEFDYFLLCNKICGDAHYNMQMKIVVESEEEYNQWLSEQDEFATVMESQE
- a CDS encoding cytochrome c oxidase subunit I; translation: MSAIATAPAHDHHEDHGHHHKQTFITKYIFSTDHKMIAKQYLITGILMGIVGIMMSVLFRLQLAWPEESFMIFEWLLGDKWAPEGVMTPSIYLALVTIHGTIMVFFVLTAGLSGTFSNLLIPLQIGARDMASGFMNMLSYWLFFISCCIMLSSLFIESGPASAGWTIYPPLSALPQAIGGSGMGMTLWLISMAIFIASSLLGSLNYIVTVLNLRTTGMSMMRLPLTIWAFFITAVIGVVSFPVLLSAALLLIMDRSFGTSFFLSDIYIQGEVLSHQGGSPVLFEHLFWFLGHPEVYIVILPAMGIVSEVLATNSRKPIFGYRAMVASILAIAFLSTIVWGHHMFVSGMNPFLGSVFTFTTLLIAIPSAVKAFNWITTLWKGNLQMNPAMLFSIGFVSTFITGGLTGIILGDSTLDINVHDTYFVIAHFHLVMGISAIYGLLAGVYHWFPKMFGRMMNKNLGYVHFWITAVGAYGVFFPMHFIGLAGLPRRYYTNTAFPYFDDLANVNVIITVFALITAGVQVVFLYNFFSSIFYGKKATQNPWNATTLEWTTPVEHIHGNWPGAIPSVYRWSYDYSKMNLDGTDYVIPGQDFVPQNVPLQDHEEELNH